Proteins co-encoded in one Thermodesulfobacteriota bacterium genomic window:
- a CDS encoding asparagine synthase-related protein: MCTICGHVARNGPIASADVYDMLRKMEHRGPDTNGVCLDGDVLRVEDLEKLRAPLLRSSRIALGHSRLRIVGREATTQPFTSCDGSLVLIHNGEIYNYEKLKSLLRHQHRWQTTSDSEVLVHLLEETYRGNLLDAVKKVVGLLDGMYALAVTDGESVVAARDPIGKKPLYFIENGPVTYFASERKALWNGRDEPRRLDPGDLLVMDGDGTRVAEGYHLQLPPIDVVDFGEAVALYKDVLLKAVKKRLVGLQESVLGVIFSGGIDSVLVAKLLQQEGKNVICYCTGTEDSGDIAAARAVAEDLGLELKTTIIDEPSVEALLPEVIRNVEESGLLQVEVAIPMYLAARLAAEDGIRVMYTGQAADELWAGYPWYSDVLEEDGYLRLHEKLWEDLNYLYTDTLEREDKLTMAHSIELRAPYLDRDVIHAAMRVSPRLKIQGVEDRLRKRVHRQAAVELGVPAYLAFRIKDPAQSGSGIHGIVERIAARCVTRCDPRLAGENLRRDKGSLYRYGDAAYGEEITRAFLQQLEARIREQYIPAFLAA; this comes from the coding sequence AACGGCCCGATTGCCTCGGCAGACGTCTACGACATGCTCCGAAAGATGGAGCACCGGGGTCCCGACACCAACGGCGTGTGCCTCGACGGCGACGTGCTCCGGGTGGAAGACCTGGAGAAACTCCGGGCGCCCCTGCTGCGCTCGAGCCGGATCGCGCTCGGCCACTCGCGGCTGCGGATCGTGGGCCGGGAGGCGACCACCCAGCCCTTCACCTCCTGTGACGGCTCTCTCGTCCTCATCCACAACGGCGAGATCTACAACTACGAGAAGCTCAAGAGCCTGCTTCGGCACCAGCACCGGTGGCAAACCACCAGCGACAGTGAGGTGCTGGTGCACCTGCTCGAGGAGACCTACCGGGGAAATCTGCTGGACGCGGTGAAGAAGGTCGTGGGGCTCCTGGACGGGATGTACGCCCTGGCGGTGACCGACGGGGAGAGCGTCGTGGCAGCACGGGACCCCATCGGCAAGAAACCCCTCTACTTCATCGAGAACGGCCCCGTCACCTACTTCGCCTCGGAGCGCAAGGCCCTCTGGAACGGTCGGGACGAGCCCCGGCGGCTCGACCCCGGCGACCTCCTGGTGATGGACGGCGACGGCACCCGGGTGGCGGAGGGGTATCACCTCCAACTGCCCCCCATCGACGTAGTGGACTTCGGGGAGGCCGTGGCCCTCTACAAGGACGTGCTCCTCAAGGCCGTAAAGAAGCGCCTGGTGGGGCTCCAGGAGTCGGTGCTCGGGGTGATCTTCTCCGGCGGCATCGACTCGGTGCTCGTCGCCAAGCTCCTCCAGCAGGAGGGCAAGAACGTCATCTGCTACTGCACGGGCACCGAAGACTCGGGCGACATCGCCGCCGCGCGGGCCGTGGCCGAGGACCTGGGCCTGGAGCTCAAGACGACCATCATCGACGAGCCTTCCGTGGAGGCCCTCCTTCCCGAGGTGATCCGCAACGTGGAGGAGAGCGGGCTCTTGCAGGTGGAGGTGGCGATCCCCATGTATCTCGCGGCCAGGCTGGCCGCCGAGGACGGCATCCGGGTCATGTACACCGGCCAGGCGGCGGACGAGCTCTGGGCCGGCTACCCCTGGTACTCGGACGTCCTGGAAGAGGACGGCTACCTGCGGCTCCACGAGAAGCTCTGGGAGGATCTCAACTACCTCTACACCGACACCCTGGAGCGGGAGGACAAGCTCACCATGGCCCACTCCATCGAGCTGCGGGCCCCCTACCTGGACCGGGACGTGATCCACGCGGCCATGCGGGTCTCCCCCCGGTTGAAGATCCAGGGAGTGGAAGACCGGCTCCGCAAGCGGGTGCACCGGCAGGCGGCCGTGGAGCTCGGGGTGCCGGCCTATCTCGCCTTCCGGATCAAGGACCCGGCCCAGTCGGGCTCGGGGATCCACGGCATCGTGGAGCGCATTGCCGCCCGCTGCGTGACCCGCTGCGATCCCCGCCTGGCCGGCGAGAACCTGAGGCGGGACAAGGGGAGTCTCTACCGCTACGGGGACGCCGCCTACGGGGAGGAGATCACCCGCGCCTTCCTCCAGCAGCTCGAGGCCCGCATTCGCGAGCAGTACATCCCGGCCTTCCTGGCGGCGTGA